TGTTGAAGCGCTTTTACCAGCGCGATCGGAACGACCTAAGAAGCTGGTTGATTCGATCCCCACGCCCCGGCTCTACTGGAAGGACACGGCTTTGCTAGAAGAGGACCTGCTGGTAGCACAAAAGAACCTCCGTGAGGAAGAAGCCATCGTGCTGGCAGAGCTTGCCGACCTTGGTTTCACTGCCGACGGAAAAGTGGACATCCACCTCGACGAGGGTTTTGCCGACGCCGCCCAGACCACCTCGGAGCGGGCTCGGGTCCTCAGCCTGGCCGAAGGACTCCAGCAGAGGCTGGAGGACGTCCAGGGCGCCCTGACCCGGATCGAGAAGGGGACCTACGGCAAGTGCGAGGGCTGCGGCAACAACATACCGCCCGAGCGCCTCGAGGCTATCCCTGCCGCCAAGCTGTGCATGACCTGCAAGAGCAAGATCAAGCGGTAGGCCCTTACTGCGGCTCCACGGCCGCAACCGCAATCTGTTTTCCGTAGGTCTTTGTATTGGGTTCTTTCGCGACTTAGTATTTGCCGCCCCAGCGAAAATTGTCGACAAGGCGGTTTGTGGATATTTCAGAAGTGAACTCGAACCCGTTCTCCACGCCCAATCTTCTGGCGGATCTGTTCCCGCCCGACGACGTTGCCGACGACGAGCCCCAGCTCCCCGTTCCGGCGGCTCCGGCGCCCGTCGCCGCTTCGGCCACACCCCCTGCCGCCCCGGGCAGGCCGGCGCCGGCGAAAATCTCCAGGGCCTCCGCGAAGCGGGCGGTCAAGGCCCCCGCCAAGAAGCCGGCGAAGAAGCAGGCGTTGGCCCAGGAACCGGCGGCTGCCGCCCCGACCCGGGCTCCCTGGGAGGAACGAGGGTCGTACCGTGCGCTCGGGCAGATCGTCGCAGTGGTAAATCAGAAGGGCGGGGTCGGCAAGACCACCAGCACCATCAACCTGGGCGCCGCACTGGCGGAGCAGGGCTCACGGGTTCTGCTGGTCGACTTCGACCCCCAGGGGGCGCTATCGGTAGGCCTGGGCCTCAACCCGAACGAGATTGAGGTCAGCGTGTACGACCTCCTCCTGGACCGGACGGTCGGCCTTTCCGACGTCGTAGCGGCCAGCAGGGTTCCGGGCTTGGACCTGGTCCCCTCCAACATCGACCTCTCCGCAGCCGAGGTGGTCCTCGTCACCGAGGTGGCCCGG
This DNA window, taken from Actinomycetota bacterium, encodes the following:
- a CDS encoding TraR/DksA C4-type zinc finger protein; the protein is MLEEDLLVAQKNLREEEAIVLAELADLGFTADGKVDIHLDEGFADAAQTTSERARVLSLAEGLQQRLEDVQGALTRIEKGTYGKCEGCGNNIPPERLEAIPAAKLCMTCKSKIKR
- a CDS encoding ParA family protein, with the translated sequence MDISEVNSNPFSTPNLLADLFPPDDVADDEPQLPVPAAPAPVAASATPPAAPGRPAPAKISRASAKRAVKAPAKKPAKKQALAQEPAAAAPTRAPWEERGSYRALGQIVAVVNQKGGVGKTTSTINLGAALAEQGSRVLLVDFDPQGALSVGLGLNPNEIEVSVYDLLLDRTVGLSDVVAASRVPGLDLVPSNIDLSAAEVVLVTEVAREQLLKRCLEPAQQIYDYILIDCPPSLGLLTVNALTAANSVIIPLECEYFALRGMALLMDTVAKVQERLNPQLEVLGIVATMLEARTIHGREVLSRVGEAFGDKLFKTVIHKTIKFSEGSVAGVPILAYAPSSNGAQEYRDLGREVMSRAS